A part of Silvimonas soli genomic DNA contains:
- a CDS encoding LacI family DNA-binding transcriptional regulator, which translates to MTNSPGGQPVPPTETVATPDEFAGVVTMNDVAAAAGLSRTTVSKFFNGSATLKPDTREKIERACRELNYVPDLHAVSLVTGRSNLVGVVLPFIAEPFFGKVLQLMEREAAALGLQIVIQASNNDTRREAAALMALRAMKVHGIILTPIESEDNRALLASLQKEMRIVFLDSFMDENCHFVMNDNHQSIGLMVNYLLSRNVIPAYLGTPKIANPSRPERQAGYEAAMRQAGEKPRVIPVMLDTPTWQFEAFAYEQLLNWCGQGGLRDSGVGAIMCTTDRVAFGAAKALRRFGKHPGKDMLLAGHDDLDICEYMDPQLTTVHQDIERISKAAMHFIQLDPGELTGRYYQQRFPGRLVIRESA; encoded by the coding sequence ATGACAAATAGCCCAGGCGGGCAACCCGTGCCGCCAACCGAAACAGTCGCCACGCCGGATGAATTCGCCGGGGTGGTCACCATGAATGACGTGGCTGCTGCGGCCGGTTTGTCGCGCACCACGGTCAGCAAATTTTTCAACGGCAGCGCAACACTCAAGCCTGACACCCGCGAAAAAATCGAGCGTGCGTGTCGCGAACTCAACTATGTGCCGGACTTGCACGCGGTGAGTCTGGTGACGGGGCGCTCCAACCTGGTGGGCGTGGTGCTGCCGTTTATTGCCGAGCCGTTCTTTGGCAAGGTGCTGCAACTAATGGAGCGTGAAGCCGCCGCTTTGGGGTTGCAGATTGTGATTCAGGCATCCAACAACGACACTCGCCGTGAAGCTGCCGCGTTGATGGCATTACGCGCCATGAAGGTGCACGGCATTATCCTCACGCCGATTGAATCGGAAGATAACCGCGCTTTGCTGGCCAGCCTGCAAAAAGAAATGCGCATTGTTTTTCTCGATAGCTTCATGGACGAAAACTGCCACTTCGTCATGAACGATAACCATCAAAGTATCGGTCTGATGGTTAACTACCTGTTAAGCCGCAATGTGATTCCGGCTTACCTGGGTACGCCCAAAATCGCCAACCCGTCACGTCCCGAGCGCCAGGCCGGTTATGAAGCGGCCATGCGGCAGGCCGGTGAAAAACCAAGGGTGATTCCGGTGATGCTGGATACGCCCACCTGGCAATTTGAGGCGTTTGCGTACGAGCAATTGCTGAACTGGTGCGGGCAGGGTGGCCTGCGTGATTCCGGCGTGGGCGCCATCATGTGCACGACCGATCGCGTGGCTTTCGGCGCGGCCAAAGCCTTGCGCCGCTTTGGCAAACATCCGGGCAAAGACATGTTGCTGGCGGGCCATGATGATCTGGATATCTGTGAATACATGGACCCGCAACTGACCACCGTACACCAGGATATCGAACGCATCAGCAAGGCGGCGATGCACTTTATCCAGCTTGATCCGGGTGAGCTGACGGGAAGGTACTACCAGCAACGGTTTCCGGGACGGCTGGTGATACGCGAATCGGCGTGA
- a CDS encoding ABC transporter permease subunit encodes MANPLSANGLAPVTPAPSQPKTHMGFKEIFNRVGMLPVLVLMYIAFYFLTRYLSDDGTSNFMTTGNTMNILRQTSINLVLACGMTFVILTAGIDLSVGSILAVSAVLGMLASLPGHMAAMALPVFLLSGLVMGALNGVMVAGFKINPFVVTLGTMTALRGAAYLFADGTTVLNRDIPSFEWLGNSNFLGVPWLIWVAIGVVLISWFILRQTVLGLHIYAVGGNPQAARLTGIRVSAVLMFVYAINGLFSGVGGAMSASRLYGANGNWGTGYELDAIAAVVLGGTSLMGGVGSIWGTVIGALIIGVMNNGLTIVGLSSFWQYVAKGVVIVLAVMLDKWRQQQSSTN; translated from the coding sequence ATGGCCAACCCTCTTTCTGCCAACGGCCTGGCGCCAGTTACTCCGGCGCCCAGCCAGCCCAAAACCCATATGGGTTTCAAAGAAATATTCAACCGCGTCGGCATGTTGCCGGTGCTGGTATTGATGTATATCGCGTTCTATTTCCTGACGCGTTACCTCAGTGATGACGGCACATCGAACTTCATGACCACCGGCAACACCATGAACATCTTGCGTCAGACCTCCATCAATCTGGTGCTGGCTTGCGGGATGACATTTGTCATTCTCACGGCGGGGATCGATCTGTCGGTGGGTTCAATTCTGGCGGTATCGGCGGTACTGGGCATGCTGGCGTCACTGCCGGGACACATGGCGGCCATGGCTTTGCCAGTGTTCTTGCTGTCCGGGCTGGTCATGGGTGCGCTCAACGGTGTGATGGTGGCCGGGTTCAAGATCAACCCGTTTGTGGTCACCCTGGGCACCATGACTGCCTTGCGCGGTGCGGCCTACCTGTTTGCCGATGGCACCACCGTACTCAACCGCGACATTCCCTCGTTTGAATGGCTGGGTAACAGCAATTTTCTGGGCGTGCCGTGGCTGATCTGGGTAGCGATCGGCGTAGTGCTGATCAGCTGGTTCATCCTGCGCCAGACTGTCTTGGGGCTACATATCTATGCCGTGGGTGGCAACCCGCAAGCCGCACGCTTGACCGGTATTCGCGTCAGCGCCGTGCTGATGTTCGTGTATGCCATCAACGGCCTGTTCTCTGGCGTCGGCGGTGCCATGAGCGCGTCCCGCTTGTATGGCGCCAATGGCAACTGGGGCACCGGTTATGAGCTGGATGCCATCGCCGCGGTCGTGTTGGGCGGCACCAGTTTGATGGGTGGCGTCGGCTCGATCTGGGGCACCGTGATTGGCGCATTGATTATCGGCGTAATGAACAACGGCCTGACTATCGTGGGCTTGTCCAGTTTCTGGCAATACGTGGCCAAGGGCGTGGTGATTGTGCTGGCAGTCATGCTGGATAAATGGCGTCAGCAGCAGTCGAGCACCAACTGA
- a CDS encoding sugar ABC transporter ATP-binding protein, translating to MNEIVLEMEHISKRFGATKALNDVALQVRSHEVLALMGENGAGKSTLMKVLSGVYQPDAGEIRLGGQVVKLNSPGDARAAGINLIYQELAVAPHMTVAQNVFMGSEPKGRFGRVDLTTMRNRTTEVLASLGARFSADTLAGSLGIADQQQVEIARSLIHKSRVLIMDEPTAALSDRETERLFEVIRRLRADGIAIVYISHRMAEMTELADRVAVMRDGGYVGTLLRAEAVPERVIQMMVGRPLDDFYQRRETAAPGPVRLEVRNVRSGKINDASFHVCSGEVLGLAGLVGAGRTELARIIFGADPMLAGEIMVDGKAAQIREPLDAMKLGIGYLPEDRKGQGLFLQLSALANTTMSVLQQNSRFGLLNHKALRKLTQDAIKQLSVKVPGPDGIVGGLSGGNQQKLLLARWLAIKPRVLILDEPTRGVDVGAKSEIYRIISQLAASGVAVVVISSELPEVIGICDRVVVMREGHVTGEVTGAAINQETIMTYATLAVPERIAEPA from the coding sequence ATGAACGAAATTGTTCTGGAAATGGAGCACATCAGCAAACGTTTCGGCGCCACCAAAGCGCTGAATGACGTTGCGCTGCAAGTGCGCAGTCACGAAGTTCTGGCCTTGATGGGCGAGAACGGCGCGGGCAAAAGCACCTTGATGAAGGTGCTGTCCGGCGTTTACCAACCCGATGCCGGTGAGATCCGCCTTGGCGGGCAAGTGGTCAAACTCAACTCTCCCGGCGATGCCCGCGCGGCCGGGATCAATCTGATTTATCAAGAACTGGCCGTCGCGCCGCACATGACCGTGGCGCAAAACGTGTTTATGGGCAGCGAACCCAAAGGCCGTTTTGGCCGGGTTGATCTGACCACAATGCGCAATCGCACCACCGAGGTATTGGCCTCGCTAGGTGCGCGCTTCAGTGCTGACACGCTGGCGGGCTCATTGGGTATTGCCGACCAGCAGCAGGTGGAAATCGCCCGCTCGCTGATCCACAAAAGCCGCGTACTGATCATGGACGAGCCCACCGCCGCCCTGTCAGACCGCGAAACGGAGCGCCTGTTTGAGGTGATCCGCCGCTTGCGTGCCGATGGCATTGCCATTGTCTATATCAGCCACCGCATGGCTGAGATGACCGAACTGGCTGATCGCGTGGCGGTGATGCGCGATGGCGGCTATGTGGGCACGCTGCTGCGCGCCGAAGCCGTGCCCGAACGCGTGATCCAGATGATGGTCGGCCGCCCGCTCGACGATTTCTACCAGCGCCGCGAAACAGCTGCCCCGGGGCCAGTGCGCCTGGAAGTGCGTAACGTGCGCAGCGGCAAGATCAACGATGCATCGTTTCATGTGTGTTCCGGGGAAGTACTGGGGCTGGCCGGTCTGGTGGGTGCTGGTCGCACTGAACTGGCGCGGATCATTTTTGGCGCTGATCCCATGCTTGCCGGTGAAATCATGGTGGACGGCAAGGCGGCGCAAATCCGCGAACCACTGGACGCAATGAAACTGGGGATTGGCTATCTGCCGGAAGACCGCAAAGGCCAGGGGTTGTTTTTGCAGTTGTCGGCGCTGGCCAACACCACCATGAGCGTACTGCAGCAAAACTCGCGTTTTGGCCTGTTGAACCACAAGGCGCTGCGCAAGCTGACGCAAGACGCCATCAAGCAACTTTCCGTGAAAGTACCAGGGCCGGACGGCATCGTCGGTGGTTTGTCCGGCGGTAACCAGCAAAAACTGTTGCTGGCTCGCTGGCTGGCTATCAAGCCGCGGGTGCTGATTCTGGACGAACCCACACGTGGTGTAGACGTCGGTGCCAAGAGCGAGATCTACCGCATCATCAGCCAACTGGCTGCCAGCGGTGTAGCGGTAGTGGTGATTTCCAGCGAACTACCCGAGGTCATTGGCATTTGTGATCGCGTTGTTGTCATGCGCGAAGGCCATGTAACAGGCGAAGTCACTGGCGCAGCAATCAACCAGGAAACCATCATGACCTACGCCACGCTGGCTGTGCCCGAACGCATTGCCGAACCCGCCTGA
- a CDS encoding ABC transporter substrate-binding protein has product MRIAQRLIVATCAAAFAMPVFAAKPIKYIGVTVGDLANPFFVAIGKGAEDEAKKLSGPNVKVTTVSSKYDLNTQVGQIENFVANKADMIIVNAADPKGIAPALEKAKAAGVIVLAVDVGAQGADITVMSDNTMAGTESCRFLAKQLNGKGNVVIVNGPPVTSVIDRVAGCKKLLATYPGIKVLSDNQDAKGSRDGGMQVMADLLTAHPKIDGVFAINDPSAIGAELAIKQAARTDVKLIASVDGAPDAQAALKDKSSLFAVSTAQDPYKMAETAVQMGYDLMNGKKPAKNVVLLPTPAITKANIATYQGWVK; this is encoded by the coding sequence ATGCGTATTGCCCAACGCCTTATTGTAGCCACGTGTGCAGCTGCATTTGCCATGCCCGTGTTTGCGGCCAAGCCAATCAAATACATTGGCGTCACCGTGGGGGATCTGGCTAACCCGTTCTTCGTCGCTATCGGCAAAGGTGCGGAAGATGAAGCCAAAAAACTGTCTGGCCCCAATGTCAAAGTCACGACCGTTTCCAGCAAGTACGATCTGAATACCCAAGTCGGCCAGATTGAAAACTTCGTCGCCAATAAAGCCGACATGATTATCGTCAACGCGGCTGATCCGAAAGGCATTGCTCCCGCCCTGGAAAAAGCCAAAGCCGCTGGTGTGATCGTGCTGGCCGTGGACGTTGGCGCACAGGGTGCCGACATCACCGTCATGTCAGACAACACCATGGCCGGCACGGAGTCTTGTCGTTTTCTGGCCAAGCAACTGAATGGCAAGGGCAATGTGGTGATCGTGAATGGCCCGCCCGTGACTTCTGTGATCGACCGCGTTGCGGGGTGCAAGAAGCTACTGGCCACTTACCCGGGCATCAAGGTGCTGTCTGACAATCAAGACGCCAAAGGCAGCCGCGACGGTGGCATGCAGGTCATGGCCGACTTGCTGACGGCTCATCCGAAAATTGACGGCGTATTTGCGATTAATGACCCATCTGCGATTGGCGCTGAGCTGGCCATCAAACAGGCTGCCCGCACCGACGTAAAACTGATCGCCTCGGTAGATGGTGCGCCGGACGCTCAAGCCGCATTGAAAGACAAATCCAGCCTGTTTGCGGTTTCCACCGCGCAAGACCCATACAAAATGGCCGAGACCGCCGTGCAAATGGGTTACGACTTGATGAATGGCAAAAAGCCCGCCAAGAACGTGGTGCTGCTGCCTACTCCGGCCATTACCAAAGCCAATATCGCCACCTACCAAGGTTGGGTGAAGTAG